The Candidatus Polarisedimenticolia bacterium region CCCGGCGTTCCGGTGATTCCGATCGAGGCGGCGTCACGAGCGTCATCGTCGATGCGCTTCTTGACATCCGCGGAGTCGATGTCCTTCTTGAACCGGTCCATGTTCAGGCCGATCTGCTGCGCATACTCGAGATACTTCTCGGGGGCCATGACCTGCTGGTTGGCGAAGATCAGGTCGTGCATCTCCCAGAACTTCCCCTGGCGGTGTGCCGCCTCGGAGGCGGCATGGGCTGCCGGGGCCTTCGGATGCATGCTCAAGGGCATGTGCTTCCAGACGATCTGGACCTTGTTGCCGTAGGTCTGCTCGATTTGCCGGAGGGTCGGACCGACCCTGGAGCAGAAGGGTCACTGAAAGTCGGAGAACTCGACGATCTTGACCTGCGCCGAGCCGGGACCTTTCGCGGGCGCGCCGGCGGTGTTGACCGTGTAGCGCCGGTTCGGGTCGGGACCTGAGGGCGCCCTCTGGGCTGCCGGGCGGGCCTGGGCGGCCGCCACCAGAGCCTGCTTCGTGTCGTTCAAAGCCAGCCGCATCTCGCTCACCTGGTCCGTGGTTTTCTGCAGCGCGGATCGAATGATGAGCGCGCCGCCGAGCACGGCCGCGGCGATGATCAGGGCGGAGATCAGGCCTTGAAACGATACGGGAGGTGGTCCGGAGGCGGTGGAGGGCGAAGGCTTGTTCTGCGGCATCATCTCCTCGAAGTACCAAGCGTGCAACCGATAAGGAAGCGAAAGCTAACGTAGCAGGCTGCTTCGCTTCGGTCAATCCCTTCCACGAAAGACTCCTCGCAAAGTTTCCGCTCTTTCCACCCGGATCTTCCGGGTTGCCCGGGATCGTCGGCTCGCCGGAGTCCTATCTGACACGCGCCTTGAAGCGGATCGAGCCGGAAGCGCCGGCGGCAAGGGTGCCGGCGTTCACAGTGACCAGCCCGTGGACCGTGATGCCCGGATCGTCCGGATTGGAGGTCGCGGCGGCATCGAACGACCCAGCATCGGCATCGGCGGCATTGGTGAGATCGGTGGGAATGCCGCCGAGGATCAGACGGATGCCCCGCCCGGAGGCGAACCCATCGGGGACGAAATCGGTCCAGGAGGGGACACCGTCGCGCACCACGAAGGACGATGCGTCGCGCGATCCGGCGTTGGTGAAGAACAGCGCGTAGGTGAGGAAGTCGCCCGGGACCACGGCGGTGGTCAGCGCTCCGGAGACGCCGGGCGGGTTCGACGGGTCGTTGGGCAGTGCCACGCCATTTTTCTCCAGGATGCGCTTGTAGAGGTTGCCGATCGGCTCGCGGATGGTCACCAGGGTCGCATCATCGACCGCCGCGGTGGCCGGGTCGTCCGAAGGCAGATTCGTCTGGGTGGCGCTGGAAAGAATCGCCTGGTTGGAGATCACCGTGCCGTCGGTGGCGGGCGTGATGACGCGTGCGGTGAAGGACAAGGTCACATTGCCGCCGGGAGCGGGAGCCACCGAGGCGAGCGCCGGCGTGGTCGTCGAATTCCAGGTGATCGTGCCGGCGGAAAGCACGCCCCCCTGGCCGGGAGTGATGCTGGTCAGCTTCGTCGTGTCGACGGTGTCGACGACCACCACCGAGGTCGCGGGAATGTTCCCGATGTTCTGCACCACCACGGTGTAGGTCAGGACTTGCCCGGCCACGGCGGTGGAGCTGCTCACCGCCTTCGTGCTCGTCGAGAGGTCCGAAGCCACATAGGTGATCGTCAGCTTCGGCCTCTGGCTGGCCGTGGTGCTCTCGCTGCTCACGAACCGCCGTTCGTTGTTGCCGCTCAGCGACGGCGATTCCAGGAGCATGCCGTAGTTCGCGAGCGTTCCCTGGGTCCAGGACTGCACCAGAGAGGTCACCGTCCACGACTTCCAGACGTTGACCGTGCCGTCCAGCGTGGCGGAGGCGACAATCGCGGCGTCGAAGTCTCCTCCCTGGGAGGTCCAGTTGTTGATCGTGTCGTAGGTCCGCCACGTGGCGCCCATCTCGGTCCAGGATCGGGTGACACGATGCAGCCGCAAAGGCTCGCTGGTGGAGACGCGGGTCGACTGGTAGAACAGCTCCAGGACCGCCGACTGGATGGTGGCGCCGCTCGGAATGCCCGAGAGATCGAAGCGCAGGAGCAGGCGGCTTTGTCCGTTGGTCTGCGAGTTGGTCAGCATGGGTGTCACCGCGCCGAAGTTCTGCACCGAGGAGGCCTGCGCCAGGTGCGTGTCCTCTCCCGCCAGCGGATCGCCCTGCAGGACGACGGTGGTCTGGGCGAAAAGCGGCGCGACGCCCGCCAGCACGGTGATAGCCAGGAACAGGGCGGCCCGCTTCACGGCTTCCT contains the following coding sequences:
- a CDS encoding DNRLRE domain-containing protein; its protein translation is MKRAALFLAITVLAGVAPLFAQTTVVLQGDPLAGEDTHLAQASSVQNFGAVTPMLTNSQTNGQSRLLLRFDLSGIPSGATIQSAVLELFYQSTRVSTSEPLRLHRVTRSWTEMGATWRTYDTINNWTSQGGDFDAAIVASATLDGTVNVWKSWTVTSLVQSWTQGTLANYGMLLESPSLSGNNERRFVSSESTTASQRPKLTITYVASDLSTSTKAVSSSTAVAGQVLTYTVVVQNIGNIPATSVVVVDTVDTTKLTSITPGQGGVLSAGTITWNSTTTPALASVAPAPGGNVTLSFTARVITPATDGTVISNQAILSSATQTNLPSDDPATAAVDDATLVTIREPIGNLYKRILEKNGVALPNDPSNPPGVSGALTTAVVPGDFLTYALFFTNAGSRDASSFVVRDGVPSWTDFVPDGFASGRGIRLILGGIPTDLTNAADADAGSFDAAATSNPDDPGITVHGLVTVNAGTLAAGASGSIRFKARVR